In one window of Bos mutus isolate GX-2022 chromosome 13, NWIPB_WYAK_1.1, whole genome shotgun sequence DNA:
- the TLDC2 gene encoding TLD domain-containing protein 2, with the protein MRWPRLSGSGHVEARVSLSFNAPGLCVSLQPSQVEDALSGEEDKEEEEEKEEDTTPAPTPVPEHPVVPQLAGASQVLGASEMSQLSLHLPPRVTGYSWSLAFCTSRDGFSLQSLYRQMEGHSGPVLLVLRDQDGQMFGAFSSSALRLSKGFYGTGETFLFSFSPQLKVFKWTGSNSFFVKGDLDSLMMGCGSGRFGLWLDGDLYRGGSHPCATFNNEVLARQEQFYINELEAWVLS; encoded by the exons ATGAGGTGGCCAAGGCTCTCAGGCTCTGGACATGTGGAAGCTCGTGTCTCCTTGTCTTTCAACGCACCAGGCCTCTGTGTGTCTTTACAGCCCAGCCAGGTGGAGGATGCTCTGTCTGGGGAGGAGgataaggaagaggaggaggaaaaggaggaggacaCAACCCCAGCCCCAACTCCGGTTCCTGAACACCCCGTGGTGCCCCAGCTGGCAGGAGCCAGCCAGGTTCTGGGAGCCTCAGAAATGAGTCAG CTCAGTCTCCATCTGCCCCCAAGAGTCACTGGATACTCCTGGAGCCTGGCCTTCTGCACGTCAAGGGATGGCTTCAGTCTGCAGAGCCTGTACAGGCAGATGGAGGGCCACAGCGGGCCGGTGCTGCTGGTGCTGAGAGACCAGGACGGCCAG ATGTTTGGGGCTTTCTCCTCCTCGGCCCTTCGACTCAGCAAAGGCTTCTATGGTACTGGCGAgaccttcctcttctccttctctccaCAGCTGAAG GTCTTCAAGTGGACCGGAAGCAACTCTTTCTTTGTGAAAGGCGACTTGGATTCTCTGATGATGGGCTGTGGCAG TGGCCGCTTTGGGCTGTGGTTGGATGGAGACTTGTACCGTGGGGGGAGCCACCCCTGTGCGACCTTCAACAATGAGGTACTGGCCCGGCAGGAGCAGTTCTACATCAACGAGCTGGAGGCCTGGGTCCTGAGCTGA